One window of the Crassaminicella thermophila genome contains the following:
- a CDS encoding bi-domain-containing oxidoreductase, whose protein sequence is MKQLFLMVNDGIVKLIDKPVPKVKENYVLVETLYSVVSAGTERSLTSFGSKNLVQKAMERPDQVKKVLEKMATDGILTTVESVFTRLKEPMPMGYSGVGKVVACGRGVTEVEVGDLVAMAGQAYHSEVNRVNKNLIVKIPNELTDYRQGALCALGGIALQGIHQAKVEPGETVAVIGLGLLGHITARILNAYGCDVIGYDIKDKSLDGTKLKLFILSNDENAEDITKSLTKGRGVDKVIITAATNSNDPMDLAAAIARDRGIICMIGVTQMSIDRRPYYEKELTFTIARSYGPGRYDSNYEERGIDYPIGHVRFTEGRNLEEFIRLIAQNRVDFSDLITHEIDFEKADIAYEMITTNKNNENYIGILLKYSQNKSKWLNKVINNQGKSKFQKDKISIGLIGAGNFAKNTLLPIMKDTGLYHFKGLATTGGVGTAQAQDVFDFDYTTNNYKELLNDPGIDLIVISTQHNTHAKFIIEALEAGKHVYCEKPMCLTLDELEKIESTYKVAKGELFIGLNRRHAPLIKKIKKELATDKIPAVYDYIANAGYIPEDHWTQDEKIGGGRIVGEAIHFIDVIQYLDGSNLESINITFAQNDAFPKKDNAIITLKFSSGAIGNIIYTSMGSKKYAKEQLRVFSNGQVYEMNNYIRMNKYGSMKNTKIKLRQDKGIRDEYNYIYNVLKAKISNTSIDDAFASHRFLISSIK, encoded by the coding sequence ATGAAACAATTATTTTTAATGGTTAATGATGGAATAGTTAAATTGATAGATAAACCAGTACCAAAAGTTAAAGAAAATTATGTACTGGTAGAAACATTATATTCAGTTGTAAGTGCAGGGACTGAGAGAAGTCTTACTTCTTTTGGCAGTAAAAATTTAGTTCAAAAAGCAATGGAAAGGCCTGACCAAGTAAAAAAAGTTTTAGAGAAAATGGCTACTGATGGAATCTTAACAACAGTTGAGTCAGTTTTCACTAGGTTAAAAGAACCAATGCCCATGGGATATTCAGGAGTTGGCAAAGTAGTTGCGTGTGGACGTGGGGTTACAGAAGTTGAAGTAGGCGATTTAGTAGCTATGGCAGGACAGGCTTATCATAGTGAAGTAAATAGAGTTAATAAAAACTTAATTGTTAAGATTCCTAATGAACTTACAGACTATCGTCAAGGTGCATTATGTGCATTAGGTGGAATAGCTTTACAGGGAATTCATCAAGCAAAAGTTGAGCCAGGTGAAACTGTAGCTGTCATTGGATTAGGATTATTGGGACATATAACTGCACGTATTTTAAATGCTTATGGTTGTGATGTTATAGGCTATGACATCAAAGATAAATCCTTAGATGGGACAAAATTAAAATTATTTATTTTATCAAATGATGAAAATGCTGAAGATATAACGAAATCTTTAACAAAAGGAAGAGGGGTAGATAAAGTAATTATAACAGCTGCTACAAATAGCAATGATCCTATGGATTTAGCTGCTGCAATTGCACGTGATCGTGGAATTATTTGTATGATTGGTGTTACTCAGATGAGTATTGATAGACGTCCATATTATGAAAAAGAATTAACTTTTACAATTGCTAGATCCTATGGCCCAGGAAGATATGATTCAAACTATGAAGAAAGAGGAATTGATTATCCAATTGGGCATGTTCGATTTACTGAAGGACGTAATCTTGAGGAATTTATTCGTTTAATTGCACAAAATCGGGTAGATTTTTCTGATTTAATTACTCATGAAATTGACTTTGAAAAAGCTGATATAGCATATGAGATGATTACTACAAATAAGAATAATGAGAATTATATTGGAATATTACTTAAATATTCTCAGAATAAAAGTAAATGGCTGAATAAGGTGATAAATAATCAAGGAAAATCTAAATTTCAAAAAGATAAAATTTCAATTGGATTAATTGGAGCGGGTAATTTTGCAAAGAATACTCTTTTACCTATCATGAAGGATACAGGATTATATCATTTTAAAGGATTAGCTACTACTGGTGGAGTTGGAACGGCGCAAGCACAAGATGTTTTTGATTTTGATTATACAACAAATAATTATAAAGAATTACTGAATGATCCTGGTATTGACCTTATTGTTATTTCAACACAACATAACACACATGCAAAATTTATTATTGAAGCATTAGAAGCAGGAAAACATGTTTACTGTGAAAAACCTATGTGTTTAACGCTAGATGAACTTGAAAAAATTGAATCTACTTATAAAGTAGCTAAAGGTGAATTGTTTATAGGTTTAAATAGGAGACATGCTCCTCTTATAAAGAAAATTAAGAAAGAATTAGCTACTGATAAAATTCCTGCTGTATATGACTACATTGCTAATGCAGGATATATACCAGAAGATCATTGGACACAAGATGAAAAAATTGGTGGAGGAAGAATTGTTGGTGAAGCGATTCATTTTATTGATGTTATACAATATTTAGATGGAAGTAATCTTGAATCTATAAATATTACGTTTGCACAAAATGATGCTTTTCCAAAGAAAGATAATGCCATTATTACATTAAAATTCTCGTCAGGAGCTATTGGTAATATTATTTATACATCAATGGGCTCAAAAAAATATGCTAAAGAACAACTAAGGGTGTTTTCTAATGGTCAAGTTTATGAAATGAATAATTATATAAGAATGAATAAATATGGAAGTATGAAAAATACGAAGATAAAGCTTAGACAAGACAAAGGGATTAGGGATGAATATAATTATATTTATAATGTATTAAAGGCTAAAATTTCCAATACTTCTATTGACGATGCTTTTGCAAGTCATAGATTTTTGATCAGTAGTATCAAATAG
- a CDS encoding nucleotide sugar dehydrogenase, with amino-acid sequence MINVIGLGYIGLPTALMFAKSGVEVIGTDISKTLVDSLSQGKLSFEEKGLEELFKKALSNGIKFTTEYQKTDTYIIAVPTPYLNSSKKLDPKYVISAVNTVLDVCDKGAIIIIESTISPGSIDRYVRPEIKKRGFVIGEDVHLVHAPERIIPGNMIYELEHNSRTVGADDSRIGEKVKELYSSFCKAEIVVTDIRSAEMSKVVENTYRDVNIAFANELAKICRADNMDVYEIIRIANKHPRVNILQPGPGVGGHCISVDPWFLVGDYPDLTNLILTARKTNDSMPTHVLGRIRDIMREHNITDISKIGLYGLAYKENVDDTRESPTLQLLERMDEHLAFGVKVYDPFVKTRIVDHQFMNFEDFLNEIEILVIMVGHDHIKNNMELIRDKHVLDTKNVCTFDEAYKL; translated from the coding sequence ATGATTAATGTAATTGGACTTGGCTACATAGGACTTCCAACAGCACTCATGTTTGCAAAAAGTGGTGTAGAGGTTATTGGAACTGACATTAGTAAAACGTTAGTAGATTCGTTATCTCAAGGCAAACTTTCTTTTGAAGAAAAAGGATTAGAAGAACTGTTCAAAAAAGCTTTATCTAATGGAATTAAGTTTACTACTGAATATCAAAAAACAGATACTTATATTATTGCTGTTCCAACACCATATTTAAATTCCAGTAAAAAACTTGACCCAAAGTATGTAATATCAGCTGTGAATACAGTTTTAGATGTTTGTGATAAAGGTGCAATTATAATCATTGAATCCACTATATCCCCTGGGTCAATTGATAGATATGTTCGTCCAGAAATTAAAAAAAGAGGGTTTGTGATTGGAGAAGATGTTCATCTTGTTCACGCTCCTGAAAGAATTATTCCGGGTAATATGATTTATGAACTAGAACATAATTCTAGAACAGTTGGAGCTGATGATTCTAGAATCGGCGAAAAAGTAAAAGAACTATATTCTAGTTTCTGTAAGGCTGAGATCGTAGTAACTGATATTAGATCTGCAGAAATGTCTAAGGTTGTTGAGAATACGTATAGAGATGTCAACATAGCATTTGCAAATGAACTTGCTAAAATTTGTCGTGCTGATAATATGGATGTATATGAAATTATTCGGATTGCGAATAAACATCCAAGAGTTAATATTTTACAACCAGGTCCTGGAGTAGGTGGTCACTGTATTTCGGTAGATCCATGGTTTTTAGTTGGAGATTATCCAGACCTAACGAATTTAATTTTGACAGCAAGAAAAACAAATGATTCTATGCCTACTCATGTACTTGGCAGGATTAGAGATATCATGAGAGAGCATAATATTACTGATATATCGAAAATTGGTTTATACGGATTAGCGTATAAAGAAAATGTTGATGATACAAGAGAGAGCCCGACATTACAACTCTTAGAAAGAATGGATGAACACTTAGCATTCGGAGTAAAAGTATATGATCCATTTGTTAAGACAAGGATTGTGGATCATCAATTTATGAATTTTGAGGACTTTTTAAATGAGATAGAAATACTTGTTATCATGGTGGGGCATGATCATATTAAAAATAATATGGAGCTTATAAGAGATAAACATGTACTTGATACTAAAAATGTTTGCACTTTTGATGAAGCATATAAGTTGTAA